A DNA window from Centropristis striata isolate RG_2023a ecotype Rhode Island chromosome 10, C.striata_1.0, whole genome shotgun sequence contains the following coding sequences:
- the umps gene encoding uridine 5'-monophosphate synthase, which produces METSSIDSLILKLHDVNAVKFGEYKLKTGMMTPIYIDLRVLVSHPALMNQVSSLIYQRVLEEKLQFDTVCGVPYTALPLATIICSRNELPMLIRRKEAKDYGTRRMVEGSFREGDTCLIIEDTVTSGTSILETAEVLYKEGLKVTDSIVLMDREQGGVDMLASQGIKLHPIISMFKLINVLLAAERIDAQTAQSVRKFILDNNTFSPQDKNGNGVPASKKPCKEQDTRLSYADRAALPNVHPLASKLLQTMEEKQSNLCVSADVTSSEELLQLADSLGPKICMLKTHVDILKDYTAAFSQKLQALSEKHNFLIFEDRKFADIGNTVKHQYEGGVYQISSWSHIVNAHAVPGPGVVKGLSAVGKPLGRGCLLIAQMSSQGSLATGAYTQAVLKMAEEQSDFVIGFICGSKISKRPEFIHMSPGVQMQAGGDGLGQQYNTPDEVLCNKGSDVIIVGRGILEAPDRLEAAESYRKAGWEAYTKRLGQVGQ; this is translated from the exons ATGGAAACCTCCTCTATTGACAGTTTGATCCTGAAGCTCCACGATGTGAACGCGGTGAAGTTTGGAGAGTACAAGCTGAAGACCGGCATGATGACCCCCATTTATATCGACCTGAGGGTCCTCGTGTCGCACCCAGCGCTCATGAACCAG GTGTCGAGTCTCATCTACCAGCGAGTGCTAGAGGAGAAGCTGCAGTTCGACACGGTGTGTGGGGTTCCTTACACAGCCCTGCCTCTCGCCACAATCATCTGCTCCAGAAATGAACTGCCGATGCTCATCAGGCGAAAGGAGGCCAAGGACTACG GAACCAGGCGTATGGTGGAGGGCTCGTTTCGTGAGGGGGACACATGTCTGATCATCGAGGACACAGTGACCAGCGGCACCAGCATCCTGGAGACTGCTGAAGTGCTCTACAAAGAGGGACTGAAG GTGACAGATTCCATCGTGCTGATGGACAGAGAGCAGGGCGGAGTAGACATGTTGGCTTCTCAGGGAATCAAACTCCATCCCATCATCTCCATGTTCAAGCTGATCAACGTGCTGCTGGCAGCCGAACGCATCGACGCACAGACCGCCCAGAGCGTCCGCAAGTTCATCCTGGACAATAACACGTTCAG CCCTCAGGACAAGAATGGAAATGGTGTTCCTGCCAGCAAGAAGCCATGCAAGGAGCAGGACACAAGGCTGAGCTACGCAGACAGAGCCGCGCTACCAA ACGTTCATCCTCTGGCGTCAAAGCTGCTGCAGACCATGGAGGAGAAACAGTCCAACCTCTGTGTTTCTGCTGATGTGACGAGCAGCGAGGAGCTCCTGCAGCTTGCTGACTCTCTCGGCCCCAAAATCTGCATGCTGAAGACCCATGTGGACATCCTAAAG GACTACACAGCAGCCTTCAGCCAGAAACTGCAGGCTCTGTCTGAGAAACACAACTTCCTCATCTTTGAAGACCGCAAGTTTGCTGATATCGGGAACACCGTGAAGCATCAGTATGAAG GCGGTGTGTACCAGATCTCGTCTTGGTCCCACATAGTGAACGCCCACGCTGTGCCGGGGCCCGGGGTGGTGAAGGGCCTGAGTGCTGTGGGGAAGCCTTTGGGCCGGGGCTGTCTGCTCATAGCACAGATGAGCTCCCAGGGCTCCCTGGCTACTGGTGCATACACACAGGCTGTG CTGAAGATGGCAGAGGAGCAGTCAGACTTTGTGATCGGGTTTATCTGTGGCTCGAAGATCTCCAAGAGGCCCGAGTTCATCCACATGAGCCCCGGGGTGCAGATGCAGGCTGGAG GTGATGGGTTGGGCCAGCAGTACAACACCCCAGATGAAGTCCTCTGCAACAAAGGCTCTGATGTCATCATCGTGGGTCGGGGTATCCTGGAGGCTCCTGATAGGCTGGAGGCTGCCGAGTCATACAGGAAGGCGGGCTGGGAGGCGTACACTAAGAGACTGGGCCAGGTTGGCCAATAG